From Bacillus marinisedimentorum, one genomic window encodes:
- the era gene encoding GTPase Era: MKQEFRSGFAAIIGRPNVGKSTFLNRVIGQKIAIMSDKPQTTRNKIQGVLTTDTSQMIFIDTPGIHKPKHRLGDFMMKTATNTLREVDLILFMVNAEEGFGRGEQFILDILEKTDQPVFLVINKIDQMHPDKLLPLIEGYKDRYPFKEIVPISALEGNNVNRLLETIEEYLPEGPQYYPADQVTDHPERFIIEELIREKVLHLTREEIPHSIAVIIDQIERREDGRSIYVAATIVVERSSQKGIIIGKQGKMLKEIGQRARQDIEALLGSNVFLELWVKVQKDWRNRMTQLRDFGYREDEY; encoded by the coding sequence ATGAAGCAAGAGTTCCGATCGGGATTTGCAGCCATTATTGGACGGCCGAATGTCGGCAAATCCACTTTCCTTAACCGGGTCATTGGTCAAAAAATCGCAATCATGAGCGATAAACCGCAAACGACAAGAAATAAAATACAAGGGGTGCTCACGACTGACACTTCCCAGATGATTTTCATTGATACGCCGGGAATCCATAAACCGAAGCATCGGCTGGGTGACTTCATGATGAAAACGGCTACGAACACGCTCAGAGAGGTTGACCTCATCCTATTCATGGTCAATGCCGAAGAAGGCTTTGGCCGCGGAGAGCAATTCATTTTGGATATTCTTGAAAAGACAGATCAGCCTGTCTTTCTCGTTATCAATAAGATCGACCAGATGCATCCTGATAAACTACTGCCCCTTATCGAGGGGTATAAAGATCGATACCCATTCAAAGAAATTGTTCCAATTTCAGCGCTCGAAGGAAACAATGTGAACCGGCTGCTTGAAACGATTGAGGAATACCTGCCGGAGGGGCCGCAATACTATCCTGCCGATCAGGTGACCGACCATCCGGAACGCTTCATCATCGAGGAACTTATCCGTGAAAAAGTTCTGCACTTAACGCGAGAAGAGATTCCCCATTCAATCGCTGTCATAATCGACCAGATCGAGCGCCGTGAAGACGGGCGCAGCATATATGTCGCTGCAACCATCGTGGTGGAACGTTCCTCCCAGAAAGGAATCATCATAGGTAAGCAGGGAAAGATGCTGAAAGAAATCGGCCAGCGGGCAAGGCAGGACATTGAAGCCCTTCTCGGTTCAAATGTTTTTCTTGAACTATGGGTCAAAGTCCAAAAAGACTGGCGTAACCGCATGACTCAGCTGCGGGACTTCGGATACCGGGAAGATGAGTATTAA
- a CDS encoding YaiI/YqxD family protein, whose translation MAEDNCKIFVDADACPVKSEIAEVTRNYKNPVVYVASYNHAGEKTYGGEWVYVDAEKEEVDLYIVNHSKKGDLTVTQDIGLAGLLIPRGVHVISPRGRWLNEGNIDMALQGRYLSAMERKAGGRTKGPRKFEEADRIHFSKELHDFLSKNEGISS comes from the coding sequence ATGGCTGAAGATAATTGTAAAATATTTGTAGACGCAGACGCATGCCCGGTTAAATCGGAAATCGCGGAAGTAACCCGTAACTATAAGAATCCTGTAGTTTATGTCGCATCCTACAATCATGCCGGGGAAAAAACCTACGGCGGCGAGTGGGTATATGTCGATGCTGAAAAGGAAGAGGTGGATTTATATATCGTCAATCATTCAAAAAAGGGTGACCTGACCGTTACCCAGGATATCGGCCTTGCAGGTCTGCTGATTCCGCGGGGGGTGCATGTCATTTCACCGAGGGGCCGCTGGCTGAACGAAGGGAATATCGATATGGCGCTTCAGGGAAGATATCTTTCGGCAATGGAGCGGAAGGCCGGGGGAAGAACAAAAGGCCCCCGTAAATTTGAGGAGGCGGACCGTATCCATTTCAGCAAGGAACTACATGATTTTTTGTCGAAGAATGAAGGGATTTCTTCTTGA
- a CDS encoding YqzL family protein, with the protein MIDFSWKVFSQTGNIETYLIFKELEQENQEPETDQEITAADETLL; encoded by the coding sequence GTGATTGATTTCAGCTGGAAAGTATTCAGCCAAACTGGCAATATTGAAACGTACCTCATTTTCAAAGAACTTGAGCAGGAAAATCAAGAACCGGAAACCGATCAGGAAATTACGGCAGCAGATGAAACTTTATTATAA
- the ybeY gene encoding rRNA maturation RNase YbeY, with amino-acid sequence MTLTIDFADETGNVKEEHIAELEKLLNKAAEVENVKDEAELSVTFVDNDVIQQINRDYRGKDSPTDVISFAMEEMGQDEMEIHGEGLPYVLGDIIISIPKTIEQAESYGHSFMRELGFLTVHGFLHLLGYDHMAHEDEKVMFEKQKEILEAYGLTR; translated from the coding sequence ATGACCCTCACAATTGATTTTGCAGACGAGACGGGTAATGTAAAGGAAGAGCACATTGCCGAACTGGAAAAACTCCTTAATAAAGCTGCTGAAGTGGAAAATGTTAAAGATGAAGCCGAGCTGTCCGTCACGTTTGTTGACAATGATGTCATCCAGCAGATAAACAGGGATTACCGGGGAAAGGACTCCCCCACCGATGTCATTTCGTTCGCCATGGAGGAGATGGGTCAAGACGAAATGGAAATACACGGTGAAGGTCTGCCTTATGTACTCGGGGATATTATCATTTCCATTCCAAAAACAATCGAACAGGCTGAGAGCTATGGACATTCATTCATGAGGGAACTGGGTTTTCTGACCGTTCATGGGTTTCTCCACCTTCTCGGATATGACCATATGGCTCATGAAGATGAAAAAGTAATGTTCGAAAAGCAGAAAGAGATTTTGGAAGCTTATGGACTCACAAGGTAA
- a CDS encoding HD family phosphohydrolase, whose translation MKRFQHVRQWFNLVLRSEERSIRGVFYILLAVIMYASLFSNVAPDRIEVEVLGTAEQDIISPITVEDQAATEKKRIEAAAEVEDQYSYYPDYVTEQINLVSDFFAAIKKVKDEQAKEQADDGPADENPEAETLLEKVRGILPEEVNNGIDDTTLETFLSASENELSIAREMSVTTVHDIMSNKVTISDIQAEKRKAAGKFDYSSLNESMRKAAADLAGFAVIPNYVFDPEATIEKRNEAKDGVQPVMIRAGEVLAAKGDVITREDYRKLELTGITSGSVKPYPYMGLAVIVIMLTVMIAYYFKGFEPVSRDKNVYYIMYLLIFLLLFVSGKLTSLYQGLGEFEIGYLVPAAFSAMMIKMLMNERLAVMTSVIFAVAGSIMFNGGMPASINFPAGMYFLFSGVGAVLFLDKQNRRSKILTAGIVIAGINILSIAGLTLLKYNHYSGIEIGMFLGYGVLSGLLAAVLTLGMMPFFEAGFGVISEMKLIELSNPNHPLLRKILTETPGTYHHSVMVANISESACEAIGANGLLARVGAYYHDLGKTKQPHYFIENQMGRRNPHDDISPQRSRDIIIAHTSNGAEMLRKHKMPKEIVDIAEQHHGTTLLKFFYHKAAEHTDESVSENDYRYPGPKPQTKEAAIVGIADSVEAAVRSLRAPTSEKVESLVRSIISDRLQDGQFNECDITVKELETAAAAMCETVHGIFHSRIEYPELSAKKVIEA comes from the coding sequence ATGAAAAGATTTCAACATGTCAGGCAGTGGTTCAATCTCGTTTTACGAAGTGAAGAAAGGTCGATCAGGGGCGTCTTTTACATACTGCTGGCAGTTATCATGTATGCGTCCCTTTTCAGCAATGTTGCACCCGACAGAATTGAAGTCGAAGTACTGGGCACCGCTGAGCAGGATATCATATCTCCGATTACAGTCGAAGACCAGGCAGCGACCGAGAAAAAGCGGATAGAAGCTGCAGCGGAAGTCGAGGACCAATATTCATATTACCCTGACTATGTTACAGAACAGATAAATCTTGTCAGCGATTTTTTTGCAGCAATCAAAAAGGTGAAAGATGAGCAGGCTAAAGAACAGGCTGATGATGGACCGGCCGATGAAAATCCTGAAGCAGAAACGCTTTTGGAGAAAGTGCGGGGCATCTTGCCTGAAGAAGTCAATAACGGAATAGATGACACCACCCTGGAGACGTTCCTTTCGGCTTCTGAAAATGAATTGAGTATAGCCCGTGAAATGTCGGTTACCACTGTACACGATATCATGAGCAACAAAGTCACCATCAGTGACATTCAGGCCGAAAAGAGGAAAGCTGCGGGTAAATTCGATTATTCAAGTTTGAATGAGTCCATGAGGAAAGCTGCCGCTGACCTTGCAGGATTTGCAGTCATCCCCAACTATGTCTTTGACCCTGAAGCTACCATCGAAAAACGAAATGAAGCGAAAGATGGTGTGCAGCCGGTCATGATCCGCGCAGGTGAGGTCCTTGCGGCAAAAGGGGATGTCATAACAAGGGAGGATTACCGGAAGCTTGAATTGACGGGGATCACATCTGGATCCGTTAAGCCTTATCCGTATATGGGCCTCGCCGTTATCGTCATCATGCTGACTGTTATGATTGCTTATTATTTTAAAGGGTTTGAACCGGTAAGCAGGGATAAAAATGTATATTATATTATGTACCTTCTTATTTTTCTGCTGCTCTTTGTGAGCGGTAAACTGACCAGCCTTTACCAGGGGCTAGGCGAATTTGAAATCGGTTACCTTGTCCCGGCTGCTTTTTCTGCCATGATGATCAAGATGCTCATGAATGAACGTTTGGCTGTCATGACATCGGTGATTTTTGCGGTTGCAGGAAGCATCATGTTCAATGGCGGCATGCCTGCTTCCATCAACTTCCCGGCGGGCATGTATTTCCTGTTCAGCGGAGTGGGGGCGGTCCTGTTCCTGGACAAGCAGAACCGCCGTTCAAAAATTTTGACCGCAGGCATTGTCATTGCCGGAATTAATATTTTGTCCATTGCAGGCCTGACACTGTTAAAGTATAATCATTATTCCGGTATTGAAATAGGGATGTTTTTGGGTTATGGCGTGCTTTCAGGCTTGCTTGCCGCGGTTCTCACACTCGGGATGATGCCATTTTTTGAAGCGGGTTTCGGTGTGATTTCTGAAATGAAGCTTATTGAGCTTTCAAATCCCAACCATCCCCTGCTGCGAAAAATTCTGACCGAGACACCGGGAACATACCACCATAGTGTGATGGTCGCAAATATAAGCGAGTCAGCCTGCGAGGCGATAGGCGCCAATGGATTGCTGGCAAGGGTCGGCGCCTACTATCATGATCTTGGCAAAACAAAACAGCCCCATTATTTCATTGAAAATCAAATGGGGAGAAGAAACCCACACGATGATATTTCTCCCCAGCGGAGCAGGGATATTATCATTGCACATACCTCCAATGGGGCAGAGATGCTGAGAAAACATAAGATGCCGAAGGAGATTGTGGATATTGCCGAGCAGCACCATGGAACAACCTTGTTGAAGTTTTTCTATCACAAAGCGGCCGAACATACAGATGAGTCGGTTTCCGAAAACGATTACCGCTATCCCGGCCCTAAACCGCAGACGAAGGAAGCTGCGATTGTGGGGATTGCTGACTCTGTGGAAGCGGCTGTAAGATCGTTGCGGGCACCGACTTCAGAAAAAGTCGAGTCCCTCGTCCGATCCATTATTTCGGACCGGCTGCAGGATGGCCAGTTTAATGAATGTGATATTACGGTAAAGGAATTGGAAACGGCGGCAGCGGCCATGTGTGAAACGGTGCATGGAATTTTCCATTCACGCATTGAATATCCAGAACTATCAGCAAAGAAGGTGATTGAAGCATGA
- a CDS encoding diacylglycerol kinase family protein: MDSQGNREKKARRLAMSFVNAKNGIVDAIRNEPNLQIHTAAAAAAVIMGFLFSITTLEWIILLLVIGGVLSLELMNTAVERTVDLVTDEWLPLAKQAKDAAAGAVLIFSIIALMAGILIFGPKVLALLG, translated from the coding sequence ATGGACTCACAAGGTAACAGGGAAAAAAAAGCCCGCCGGCTTGCCATGAGTTTCGTAAATGCAAAAAATGGAATAGTCGATGCCATAAGAAATGAGCCGAATCTGCAAATCCATACAGCTGCTGCCGCAGCAGCCGTTATCATGGGATTTTTATTCTCCATTACCACGCTTGAATGGATTATTCTTCTTCTTGTGATCGGCGGTGTGCTGAGCTTGGAGTTGATGAATACAGCAGTCGAGCGAACAGTCGATCTCGTAACCGACGAGTGGCTCCCGCTTGCAAAACAGGCCAAGGATGCAGCTGCAGGGGCTGTGCTGATTTTTTCGATCATCGCCCTTATGGCAGGGATCCTGATTTTCGGACCGAAAGTATTGGCTTTGCTGGGCTAA
- the dnaG gene encoding DNA primase — translation MGNRIPEDLIERIRTSVDIVDVVSEYVQLKKQGRNYFGLCPFHQEKSPSFSVSPDKQIYHCFGCGAGGNVFSFLMEIEGYHYIEAVKTIADKSGLELPADTVRDTGSGGSSKGKPHQEMMEAHNLLKKLYHHILVNTKEGEQALEYLTGRGFTREAIDLFEIGYAPDSATMAFAFLSKRGYSADMLLDTGLIGRDASRNKYYDRFRGRVMFPVWDHQGKTIAFGGRILGNGEPKYLNSPETKIFNKSKQLYALHLARPHIRKTQQAVLFEGYVDVISAWKAGVKNGIATMGTSLTDEQARIIRRNIENVVICYDSDNAGINAAIRALDVLQSAGCYVKVARMPEGLDPDDYISKFGPERFEKDVIGGSLTATAFKIHYLRRGKNLQNEGEKIRYIEEVLEEISKLTMAVERDHYLRQLSEEFSISLDALKQEQFRIFKQLKRKEGSPDQRGGRNERKIAPLPKQGKLLPAYQNAERHLIAHMFYNRDLAEQIQNEIGLSFNIDEHNAIAAYLYAFYEEGHEPDISSFMERLQDKRLKKAVSELAMLPINENFTDREWRDYVKQVLDYPKWLKIKEKEEEKHEAEQRQDYVKAATIAMEVIRMKKELKGS, via the coding sequence ATGGGAAATCGAATTCCCGAAGATTTGATTGAAAGAATACGAACTTCCGTTGACATTGTTGATGTAGTCAGTGAATATGTTCAATTGAAGAAGCAGGGACGGAACTATTTCGGATTATGTCCATTTCATCAAGAAAAGTCGCCTTCGTTCTCGGTTTCACCTGATAAACAGATATATCACTGTTTCGGCTGCGGAGCAGGCGGGAATGTCTTTTCATTCCTGATGGAGATCGAAGGGTATCATTATATCGAAGCTGTCAAAACGATAGCTGACAAATCAGGTCTTGAGTTGCCGGCGGACACTGTCCGGGACACGGGATCGGGCGGAAGCTCAAAAGGGAAACCGCATCAGGAAATGATGGAGGCCCACAACCTCTTGAAAAAACTGTACCATCATATTCTTGTCAATACGAAGGAGGGTGAGCAAGCCCTCGAGTATTTGACTGGACGTGGCTTTACGAGAGAAGCAATTGACCTGTTTGAAATCGGGTATGCTCCTGATTCAGCGACAATGGCTTTCGCCTTTCTAAGCAAACGCGGCTATTCCGCCGATATGCTGCTTGATACCGGGCTCATCGGAAGAGATGCATCGAGAAACAAGTATTATGACAGGTTCAGGGGCAGGGTCATGTTTCCGGTATGGGACCACCAGGGGAAAACGATCGCCTTTGGCGGAAGGATTCTGGGAAACGGCGAACCTAAATATTTAAACAGCCCCGAAACGAAAATTTTTAATAAAAGCAAACAGCTTTACGCGCTTCATCTGGCGAGGCCGCATATCAGGAAAACACAGCAGGCTGTCTTGTTCGAAGGGTATGTTGACGTAATCAGCGCATGGAAAGCAGGCGTAAAAAACGGCATAGCCACGATGGGGACATCATTAACCGATGAACAAGCGAGAATCATCCGCAGAAATATAGAAAATGTGGTCATTTGCTATGACTCGGATAATGCCGGAATCAATGCTGCAATTAGGGCGCTGGATGTTCTGCAGAGTGCGGGATGTTACGTGAAAGTTGCGCGCATGCCGGAAGGACTTGATCCTGATGACTACATCTCAAAATTCGGGCCGGAACGGTTTGAGAAGGATGTAATAGGGGGAAGCCTTACAGCAACAGCATTTAAGATTCATTACTTGCGGCGGGGAAAAAACCTTCAGAATGAAGGAGAAAAAATCCGTTATATCGAAGAAGTATTAGAGGAAATAAGCAAGCTTACGATGGCAGTGGAGCGCGACCATTATTTACGGCAGCTCTCCGAGGAGTTTTCGATTTCATTGGATGCATTGAAACAGGAACAGTTCCGGATTTTTAAGCAGCTAAAAAGAAAAGAAGGCAGCCCGGATCAAAGGGGCGGGAGAAATGAACGGAAGATTGCACCGCTGCCGAAACAGGGCAAACTGCTGCCAGCATACCAGAATGCGGAGCGCCATCTAATCGCTCACATGTTTTATAACCGCGACCTGGCGGAACAAATCCAGAATGAGATCGGCCTGTCATTCAATATTGATGAGCATAATGCCATTGCAGCTTATTTATATGCTTTTTATGAAGAAGGCCATGAGCCGGATATCAGTTCATTTATGGAAAGGCTGCAGGATAAACGCCTGAAAAAAGCCGTATCTGAGCTTGCCATGCTACCGATCAATGAAAACTTTACGGATCGCGAATGGCGTGATTATGTAAAACAGGTGTTAGATTATCCAAAATGGTTAAAAATAAAAGAAAAAGAAGAAGAAAAGCACGAAGCGGAACAACGGCAGGATTATGTGAAAGCAGCTACCATTGCGATGGAAGTCATCCGCATGAAAAAGGAGCTGAAAGGAAGCTGA
- a CDS encoding pyruvate, water dikinase regulatory protein: protein MDHPIVYIVSDSVGETAELVVKAAASQFLDTGIEIKRIPYVEDTGTLKEVVAQAKEQNAIIGFTLVVPDLREFLVKEAKQVGVETIDIIGPMITKMEEVYHKAPRQEPGLVRKLDEDYFKRVEAIEFAVKYDDGRDPRGILRADIVLIGVSRTSKTPLSQYLAHKRLRVANVPIVPEVEPPEELFKVSPDKCIGLKISPEKLNNIRKERLKSLGLNDHASYANMHRIEQELAYFDKLVKRIGCHTIDVSNKAVEETANIILNLYNNNQK, encoded by the coding sequence ATGGACCACCCTATCGTATACATAGTGTCTGATTCTGTTGGCGAGACAGCTGAACTGGTTGTAAAAGCGGCAGCCAGCCAGTTCCTTGATACCGGTATCGAAATCAAGCGGATTCCGTACGTTGAAGATACCGGGACATTGAAGGAAGTAGTCGCTCAGGCGAAGGAACAGAATGCGATTATCGGTTTCACCCTGGTCGTTCCGGATTTGCGCGAATTTCTCGTAAAAGAAGCAAAGCAGGTAGGCGTTGAGACGATCGATATCATCGGACCGATGATTACAAAAATGGAGGAAGTATATCATAAAGCCCCGCGACAGGAACCCGGCCTCGTCAGGAAATTGGATGAAGATTATTTCAAACGGGTCGAAGCGATTGAATTTGCAGTTAAATATGATGATGGGAGGGACCCGCGGGGAATACTGCGCGCCGACATCGTATTGATAGGTGTTTCCAGGACTTCTAAGACCCCTCTTTCTCAATACCTTGCCCATAAAAGGCTAAGAGTGGCCAATGTGCCGATTGTGCCGGAAGTGGAACCGCCTGAAGAATTGTTCAAGGTATCACCTGATAAGTGCATCGGCTTGAAAATCAGCCCTGAAAAGTTGAATAATATCCGCAAAGAACGTCTTAAATCACTTGGCTTAAATGACCATGCCAGTTATGCGAATATGCACAGGATCGAACAGGAATTGGCATATTTCGATAAGCTCGTTAAAAGAATTGGCTGCCATACGATTGATGTATCAAATAAAGCCGTTGAGGAAACAGCCAATATCATATTGAACTTATACAATAACAACCAAAAGTAA
- the recO gene encoding DNA repair protein RecO — MINKVEGIVIRTNSYGETNKIVTLFTRESGKMGLMARGAKKPKSRLATVSQLFMHGQFLIQSGSGLGTMQQGEIITSFRSIRQDIIATAYASYVAELTDKLTEDKKPNPYLFELLYQTLHYIDEGIDYEVLMFIYEVKMLAVAGLHPTLNECASCGATEGRFGFSIREGGLLCHRCFHQDPHILELSPAAARLLRLFYHFDLNRLGNVSVKEETKNEIRRVLSAYYEEYSGLYLKTKRFLDQIKRLDF, encoded by the coding sequence TTGATCAATAAAGTAGAAGGAATTGTCATCCGTACGAATAGTTACGGAGAAACGAATAAAATTGTCACATTATTTACGCGTGAAAGCGGAAAAATGGGCTTGATGGCAAGAGGAGCAAAAAAACCGAAAAGCAGGCTCGCAACAGTCAGCCAGCTCTTTATGCACGGACAATTCCTTATCCAGTCCGGCTCAGGACTCGGAACGATGCAGCAGGGTGAAATCATCACATCATTCCGGTCCATCAGGCAGGATATTATTGCGACCGCTTATGCTTCCTATGTTGCTGAACTCACTGATAAGCTTACAGAAGATAAAAAGCCGAATCCATATTTATTCGAATTGCTGTACCAAACCCTTCATTATATTGATGAAGGGATTGATTATGAAGTGCTGATGTTCATTTATGAAGTGAAGATGCTTGCAGTAGCGGGGCTGCATCCGACTCTTAATGAATGTGCTTCATGCGGGGCAACGGAAGGGAGGTTCGGCTTTTCGATCAGGGAGGGCGGGCTGCTTTGTCACCGGTGTTTCCATCAGGACCCGCATATATTAGAGCTTTCACCGGCAGCAGCAAGGTTATTGCGGCTTTTTTATCATTTTGACCTGAATCGTCTCGGCAACGTTTCAGTAAAAGAAGAAACGAAAAATGAGATTCGCAGGGTGCTGTCTGCATATTATGAAGAGTATTCAGGATTATACTTAAAGACAAAGCGATTCCTTGACCAGATCAAACGGTTAGACTTCTGA
- a CDS encoding helix-turn-helix transcriptional regulator: MTFLFCWQGVNVLELNKRQEFILQIVKDNGPITGEQIAERLNLTRATLRPDLAILTMAGYLEARPRVGYFYTGKTGSQLLTEKVKKIKVLEYQSIPVVVDESVSVYDAIVTMFLEDVGTLFVVDKKAILVGVLSRKDLLRASMGNQGLESIPVNIIMTRMPNITVCSKDDFLVDVARKLIDKQIDAVPVVKETDNGFEVTGRLTKTNMTKALVDIATDETI, translated from the coding sequence ATGACATTTTTGTTCTGCTGGCAGGGGGTGAATGTATTGGAATTAAATAAACGCCAGGAGTTTATTCTGCAAATCGTAAAAGACAACGGGCCGATTACTGGTGAGCAAATCGCCGAGCGCCTCAATCTCACCAGGGCGACACTGCGTCCAGATCTGGCCATATTGACAATGGCCGGGTATCTGGAAGCGCGTCCGCGGGTCGGTTATTTTTATACAGGGAAAACGGGATCGCAGCTGCTAACAGAAAAAGTGAAAAAGATAAAAGTGCTCGAATATCAATCCATACCGGTAGTAGTGGATGAGTCGGTGTCTGTATATGATGCGATTGTGACGATGTTCCTGGAGGATGTCGGAACATTATTTGTCGTGGATAAGAAGGCGATACTTGTCGGTGTTCTTTCCAGGAAAGACTTGCTCAGGGCAAGCATGGGCAACCAGGGCCTTGAATCGATACCGGTCAATATCATCATGACCCGGATGCCGAATATTACTGTTTGCAGCAAAGACGATTTTCTTGTCGATGTAGCACGGAAATTGATTGACAAACAGATTGATGCCGTTCCAGTCGTGAAGGAGACGGATAACGGATTTGAAGTGACCGGCAGGCTGACAAAGACCAATATGACGAAAGCGCTTGTAGATATTGCAACAGATGAGACAATATAA
- a CDS encoding cytidine deaminase, with protein MDRAKLIEAAMEAREAAYVPYSKFKVGAALLTSEGQIYKGCNIENAAYSMCNCAERTALFKAYSEGDKNYEALAVVADTDRPVPPCGACRQVISELCPSDMKVVLTNLKGDIAETTVSELLPGAFSPEDLE; from the coding sequence ATGGATCGAGCGAAACTAATCGAGGCGGCTATGGAAGCAAGGGAAGCTGCATATGTGCCATATTCAAAATTTAAAGTCGGAGCAGCCCTCCTGACGAGTGAAGGGCAAATCTATAAAGGATGCAACATTGAAAATGCAGCCTACAGCATGTGCAACTGTGCAGAGAGGACGGCGCTGTTCAAAGCATATTCAGAAGGCGACAAAAACTATGAAGCCCTTGCTGTGGTGGCGGATACAGACCGTCCTGTACCGCCTTGCGGAGCCTGCCGCCAGGTCATATCTGAACTTTGTCCTTCCGATATGAAGGTCGTCCTAACCAATCTGAAAGGTGATATCGCAGAAACGACTGTCAGTGAACTCCTCCCTGGCGCGTTTTCACCGGAGGACCTGGAATGA
- the rpoD gene encoding RNA polymerase sigma factor RpoD — translation MAEKPARSKEVESELTLEQVKEQLTEIGKKRTVLTYEEIADRLSSFELESDQMDEFYETLGNEGVELVSETDEDPNTQQLEKEEEFDLNDLSVPPGVKINDPVRMYLKEIGRVDLLSAEEEINLAKRIEEGDEEAKRRLAEANLRLVVSIAKRYVGRGMLFLDLIQEGNMGLIKAVEKFDYRKGYKFSTYATWWIRQAITRAIADQARTIRIPVHMVETINKLIRVQRQLLQDLGRDPSPEEIAEEMDLTPEKVREILKIAQEPVSLETPIGEEDDSHLGDFIEDQDATSPSDAAAYELLKEQLEDVLDTLTDREENVLRLRFGLDDGRTRTLEEVGKVFGVTRERIRQIEAKALRKLRHPSRSKRLKDFLE, via the coding sequence ATGGCTGAAAAACCAGCCCGTTCTAAAGAAGTCGAGAGCGAATTGACGCTCGAACAGGTTAAAGAACAATTAACTGAAATCGGAAAAAAACGCACTGTGTTAACATATGAGGAAATTGCTGACAGGCTCTCTTCATTTGAACTCGAATCTGATCAAATGGATGAGTTTTATGAGACGCTCGGCAATGAAGGTGTTGAACTTGTTTCTGAAACAGACGAGGACCCGAACACCCAGCAGCTCGAAAAGGAAGAAGAGTTCGATCTCAATGACCTTAGCGTTCCTCCTGGCGTGAAAATTAATGACCCTGTCCGAATGTATTTGAAGGAAATTGGAAGGGTCGACCTGCTTTCCGCCGAGGAAGAGATAAACCTAGCCAAACGAATCGAAGAGGGCGATGAAGAGGCGAAACGCCGCCTTGCCGAAGCGAACCTCCGCCTGGTGGTCAGCATCGCAAAACGATACGTCGGCAGAGGAATGCTGTTTCTCGATTTGATTCAGGAAGGCAATATGGGCTTGATTAAAGCTGTTGAAAAGTTCGATTATCGAAAAGGATATAAATTCAGCACATATGCGACATGGTGGATTCGCCAGGCGATCACCCGTGCCATTGCAGACCAGGCGAGAACGATCCGTATTCCGGTCCACATGGTGGAGACAATCAACAAGTTGATTCGGGTGCAGCGCCAGCTCCTTCAAGATCTCGGCCGCGACCCAAGCCCGGAAGAGATAGCTGAAGAAATGGATCTCACACCTGAAAAGGTCAGGGAAATTCTAAAAATCGCCCAGGAACCGGTATCGCTCGAAACTCCGATCGGTGAAGAAGATGATTCCCATCTTGGCGACTTCATCGAAGACCAGGACGCTACATCCCCTTCGGATGCGGCCGCTTACGAGTTATTAAAAGAACAGCTTGAAGACGTGCTTGACACATTGACCGACAGGGAGGAAAATGTGCTGCGCCTGAGGTTCGGCCTTGATGACGGCCGAACACGGACGCTTGAAGAAGTCGGAAAAGTTTTTGGTGTCACCCGGGAACGTATCAGGCAAATTGAAGCTAAAGCGCTGCGTAAACTGCGCCATCCAAGCCGCAGTAAACGGCTGAAAGATTTTCTCGAATAA